A single region of the Thermus tengchongensis genome encodes:
- a CDS encoding IclR family transcriptional regulator, translated as MAKALALLEAVAEGYREVETLARQVGLARSTAHRLLFALVKEGYLRHNPRKGYSLGPKLIRLGFQAHSQLHLPSVSKPHLEWLRDQTRETVHLAVLDGSKVIYIEKLPGYRELQFASHIGARLPAQSTALGKALVAYLPEEEWQNHFIPGLKRTPNTISDFAHFRRELALSRSRGYSLDLEENEPGVRCVAAPIFDGSGKVVAAVSISSASVYLPEERIPLVGELVKEAAQRISRELGG; from the coding sequence GTGGCCAAGGCCCTGGCCTTGCTGGAAGCGGTAGCTGAGGGGTACAGGGAGGTAGAAACGCTGGCCCGCCAAGTAGGCCTGGCGCGCAGCACTGCCCACCGCCTCCTCTTTGCCTTGGTCAAGGAAGGCTATCTGCGGCACAATCCTCGAAAGGGTTACTCCTTAGGCCCAAAGCTGATTCGCCTGGGCTTCCAAGCCCACAGCCAACTTCATTTGCCCTCCGTAAGCAAGCCTCACCTGGAATGGCTACGCGATCAAACCAGAGAAACCGTCCATCTCGCCGTTTTAGACGGCAGCAAGGTCATCTACATCGAAAAGCTTCCCGGATATCGGGAGCTCCAGTTCGCCTCCCATATCGGGGCCAGACTTCCTGCCCAGTCCACAGCATTGGGAAAAGCCCTTGTGGCCTATTTGCCTGAGGAAGAGTGGCAAAACCACTTCATCCCCGGGCTCAAGCGAACCCCTAACACCATCTCTGACTTTGCCCACTTCCGCCGGGAGCTGGCCTTGAGCCGTTCCAGGGGGTACTCCTTGGACCTCGAGGAAAACGAGCCGGGGGTGAGATGCGTAGCCGCACCCATTTTTGACGGCTCGGGCAAGGTGGTGGCAGCGGTGAGCATTTCCTCAGCCTCAGTTTACCTTCCCGAGGAGCGTATCCCTCTGGTGGGAGAGCTAGTCAAGGAGGCCGCCCAAAGGATCAGCCGGGAACTAGGAGGATGA
- a CDS encoding fumarylacetoacetate hydrolase family protein, translated as MKLTRHLSPHGPRWAWRGFWLPEDLRLGLLLQVPASRLEALLEDMVTQKAAAGPLLPPIEPEVEVWASGVTYQRSREARVSESKSGDVYDYVYAADRPELFFKAMGFRVRGSGEQVRIRRDSRWTVPEPEVVLVLNALGEAVGYTAGNDMSARDIEGENPLYLPQAKVYEGACAIGSALCLGIPENLEIRMSITRKGKVVFIGETSTKAMRRSFAELSSWLFRELAFPRGVFLMTGTGIVPPDEFTLASGDHIRIQVGEVSLENEVE; from the coding sequence ATGAAGCTAACCCGTCATCTTTCGCCCCACGGCCCACGTTGGGCTTGGAGAGGGTTTTGGCTTCCTGAAGATCTTCGCTTGGGCCTTCTGCTCCAGGTACCGGCTTCCCGGCTCGAGGCGCTACTCGAAGACATGGTCACCCAAAAAGCGGCCGCAGGGCCCCTCCTTCCCCCCATAGAGCCCGAGGTTGAGGTTTGGGCCAGCGGGGTCACCTACCAAAGAAGTCGTGAGGCAAGGGTGAGCGAGTCTAAGTCAGGAGACGTGTACGATTACGTATACGCTGCAGATAGGCCAGAACTTTTCTTCAAAGCTATGGGTTTCCGCGTAAGGGGTTCAGGGGAACAGGTAAGGATCCGCCGGGATAGCCGCTGGACTGTGCCCGAACCCGAGGTGGTCTTAGTCCTTAACGCCTTAGGGGAAGCGGTGGGCTATACAGCAGGCAACGACATGTCTGCCCGGGACATCGAGGGGGAAAACCCCCTGTACTTGCCACAGGCCAAGGTGTACGAAGGAGCGTGCGCCATAGGATCTGCCCTTTGCCTAGGCATTCCCGAAAATCTGGAGATCAGAATGTCCATCACGCGCAAGGGGAAGGTGGTGTTCATCGGGGAAACCTCTACTAAGGCCATGCGGCGCTCCTTTGCCGAACTATCGTCCTGGCTCTTCCGAGAACTGGCCTTCCCTAGAGGTGTTTTCCTTATGACTGGAACAGGAATTGTCCCTCCTGATGAGTTCACCTTGGCCTCTGGGGATCACATCCGGATCCAGGTGGGTGAGGTTAGCCTGGAAAACGAGGTGGAGTAG